The genomic window CGAACCACAGCCGGGGCGCGTCCTTACGGGTGAGCAGTTCCTGTCGTTGCATGCGCAGGGCGACGTGGCGCTCGATGTCGTCGGGTTTGGTCTGGCCGATGGCGCCCGAGGTCATGACGGCGCGGGCGTAGTCCTCGGTCTGCAGGAGTCCGGGGACGAAGTGGGGGTCGTAGCCGCGGATCAGGGCGGCCGCGCCCTCCAGGCTGACGTACATGGAGAACCAGCCCGGCAGGATGTCGTGGTAGCGCTGCCACCAGCCGGGTTTGTTGGCCTCCTCGGCAAGCCGGACGAAGGTCTCGGCCTCCTCGTCGCCGACCCCGTACGCCTTCAGCAGGAGCTGAAGGTAAGGGATCTTGAGGGCGACCTCGGCGGTCTCCATACGGCGGACCGTGGCGGCGGTGACATGCAGGATGCGCCCGGCGTCCTCGCGTCTGATGCCCGCGCCCTCGCGCAGGTCCAGCAGACGTCGGCCCAGCACGACCTGGCCGACCGTCGGCGCGGACCGCGGCTCGCTCATCTCGCCCCTCTCTCATCCGACCCTGAACCGTCCCGACAGGCCTGCGGCGCCGTTCGGAAGCCTCGCCTGCCGCGCGGGTCCGTGTACACAAACGGACACTGTGCGTACATACGAACGTTGTGCGAGGGATTTCCAACTAGCGCCGCTACACGTGCTGTTGCGTGCAGTGTGCCACGACCGTTCAGAGAGTCACACGGCACTCTGCAATTTTCAGAGTGACACTTGCCAAGTGTTCACGGCGAGGCGATAGTGGCAAGCGTGATTCCGCCCCCTGCGCCGTTAGGAACAGACGCCGCCGGAGACCGTGTCGGTCCCGGTCCGGCCGCCGGGGCGCGCCCCGAGACAGTCGCCGAGCGCCGGTTTCGATTCGAGCTGGCCGCTCACCCGGGTGCCGTGGCCCAGGCCCGGCGCGTGACCCGTAACCAGCTCACCGGCTGGGCCCTCTGCGAGGACACCTGCGACACGGCCGCCCTGGTCGTGTCCGAGCTGGTGACCAACGCGATCGTGCACACCGCGAGCACCCAGATCGTCTGCGAGCTGCATGACGGCGACGATCTGGTGCGCATAGCCGTACGGGACGAGGGCTGCGCTCCGGGTGAGCCGCACCCCTCGCCGCAGCGGCCCGAGGAGGAACACGGGCGGGGGCTGCTCCTCATAGAGTCCCTCTGCCGCTCCTGGGGGGCGCAGCCGGTCGGCCTGGGACTCCTGGTGTGGGCGGACGTACCTCGCGCGCTGGTCACGGGCGCCGTGCGCGCCGATGCGAGCGCGGGCACGGACACCGCTGTCCGGTCCGACCTGGGCTGGGGTGCGAAGAAGCCGCCGCCCGAGGACCGGGGCGGCGAGGCGGAGGCGTTCCGCCGGGCGGGCGCCGAGGGCCGTGAGGGCGCTGAGGGCCGTACGGCGGCCGAGCGTCATTTCGGTGCCGAGTGTCGTGGGGAAGTCGAAGTCCGGCCGAAAGTCCCGCGTCGGACGGGGGCCGAATGGGTGTGAGCGCGTCGATCGGTCCCGCTCGGCCCCCCGGTGGGGGCAGAGTGGCCCGCGTGGTGAGCCTCGACACCCTGACGCGCCTGCGCCGCGCCCAGCGTCCCGCAGCGGCGCCCCGCCCGATTCCCCTGCCCGAAGGCATGACCGCGCCCATGGGATGCGACGCGGTTGCCGTCCCGGCCCGCTTCGGACCGCAGGTCCTGCCCCGGCTGCCCCGTGTGGGCTGTGTCTACGCCGACCGGGCGCACTGGTGGTGGATCGTGCCGGCCGACTCCGACTACGCACTGGAGTGGCCCGCGCCGGTGCGCTACACCACCGGGGCGTTGGTCTCGGACGGTTCGGCCGCTCCCGGGCTCATCCTCAGGCCGGACGGCACGATTCCCTATACGCCGCCGATACCGCTGTACCTGGCGTTGTGCCGGGTGTCGGGGACCACGCCGACCTGGTCTCGGCTGACTGCGTGAGGCGCCTCCGGTCGGGGCGTCTTCGGGTGCGGGTGGGTGGGGGCCGGTCGCGCCCACGCGGCGGAGCCGCACATGGGTACAGTCCCGCGCCCTGAAGAGGGCCGCGGCTCCTCGGCGCGGTCCCTGCGGCGCACTTCCGCCTGCCTCGGAGCGCCTCGCGTGCTCCGGGTGGGCCGTGGTGTCACCACCGTGCGCCCTGGCCGGGAGCGGAGGGTACCGGGATAGTGGCCGTCGGCGACGACTCGGGGGAGGCCGCAGGTGGCGAAGGCGCGTGACAGAGACAAGCCGGAGACCTCGGAGTCGGAGCTGCTGCTGTTCGGGGGCCCGCTGCGGTACGACATGGGCTGGTCGCAGCATGCCAACGCGTTTCTGGAGCTGAACTTCCGTGCGATGGTGCGGCGGCTGCCGTCGCTGCTGGCGTCCAGTTTCCGGCTGGCCTGGCAGGCGGACCGGTGGGCCGCCCGGACCGTGCTGGCCGCCGAGACGGGCCGCGGCCTCGCCCAGGCGGTGAACCTGCTCGCGGTGAACACCATCCTGGCCCGGCTGATGTCGGACGGCACGGTCGAGGAGCGGTTACGGGAAGCCGTCCCCGCGCTCGTCACCATCGCCGCCGTGATGCTGGTGGCGACACTGCTGCGGGCCGCGTCGACGTACGCCACGGGCCGCCTCGAGCCCAAGGTGGAGCGGGTCGCCACCGAGCTGTATCTGGAGCGGGCGGCGGCCGTGGAGCTGTCCGCGATCGAGGACGACGGCTTCCACAAGCTGCTGGACACCGCGAAGTACGGCGCCCAGTCGGCCCGCCGCATGATCAGCTACTCGGCGCGCGTGGTGAACGCGCTGATCTCGCTGATCGCGGCGGCCGGTGTGCTGACCGTGCTGCACCCCGCCCTGCTCCCGCTGCTCGTCACGATGACGCTGCCGAGCGCCTGGAGCGCCCTGACGATCGCCCGCCGCCGCTACGAGTCCTTCCACGCCTGGGTGCAGCACGCGCGCGCGGGATATCTGCTCAGCTCCCTGCTGATCGAGCCGGAGGCGGCCCCGGAGATCAGGGTGCACGACGTCGGCCCGTTCCTGCTGCGTCACTTCCGCTCCATGTCGGAGACGGCGGAGGCCGAGCAGGCGCGCCTGGCCCGGCTGGCGGCCCGTACGGGCCTGTACGCGGCCGTCTGGACCGGGCTGGCGACCGTGGCGACGTACGCGACGCTGGGCGGTCTGCTGCTCGCCGACGCCATGGCGCTGTCCGTGGCGGGTACGGCGGTCATCGCGATCCGTACCGGCTCCGCCAGCCTCGACACGCTGGTCCTGGAGGTGAACTCGCTCCACGAGGAGGCCCTCTTCGTGGGCGACATGCAGCGGCTGTACGTAGAAGCCGCCAAGCGCGCGATCCCGGAGGGCGGCGACCCGCTGCCGGAGGACCCGCGCGAGATCCGCGTGGAGAACGTGACCTTCACCTACCCGGGGAAGGCCACCCGGCCCGCGCTGAGCGATGTCACCCTGACCGTGCCGCTGGGCAAGATCGTGGCACTCGTCGGCGAGAACGGATCGGGCAAAACGACCCTGGTCAAGCTGCTCGCCGGGCTGTACACGCCCGACCAGGGCAAGATCATGTGGGACGGTGTGGACGCGGCGACCGCCGACCGGCGGCAGCTCGCCGAGCGCATCGCGATGGTCGCTCAGGACTTCAAGCGGTGGCCCTTCACGGCCCGCGTCAACATGGCGATCGGCCGCCCCTCGGCGCCGCTGACCGACGAGCGCCTCGCCGCGTCCGTCGCGGAGGCCGGGGCGCAGGACGTCGTGGAGGATCTGCCGCGCGGCCTCGACACGCTTCTGGCCAGGGGTTTCAGCGGCGGGCACGAGCTGTCGGGCGGGCAGTGGCAGCGGCTGGGGATCGCGCGGGCCGCGTACCGGCGTGGGCGCATCCTGATCGTGGACGAGCCGACGGCGGCCCTCGACGCCCGCGCCGAGCTGGAGGTCTTCGAGAAGATCCGCGCCCTGGCGGGTACCGGTCAGACGGTCGTCCTGATCACCCACCGGCTGGCGTCCGTCCGCCACGCCGATCTGGTGCACGTCCTCGACCAGGGCCGTCTCGTGGAGTCCGGCACGCCGGACGAACTGCTGGCCACGGGCGGGGTGTACGCGGAGCTGTACTCGCTGCAGGCGGAGCAGTTCGCGGCGAAGGTGCCCACCGGTCCGGCCTCCGCGGCGAAGGTGCCCGCCCCGAAGGCGGGCTGATCTCAGGCCGCGGCGCCCGCCGCGGTGTCGGCGCCGCGCACGATGACCAGGAACATGTCCGTCGCGATGTCCATCACGACCTCGGCCTGCTGGCCCTCGAGGCGCGCCGCGTGCGCGAACTCCTCCGCCGGCCACGAGCCGCGCGGCCCACCGGCGGGAAAGCGCCCCAGCACCATTCGCCCGTTCACCCTGCACCTCCATGTCGCGCCGTACTCGTAGCCCGTAGCTCCGTAGCTTGTAGATTTAAACGCCAATCATGGGGTGAACGGCTCACCAAATGACGTTACTGAGACGTAGTTGACACTTGGTCAACGACGGATCGTGAGGTACCTCTCAGGAACCACACATTCCGATGACCCTGTGTGTCAATCCTCGCACTTTTTGTCACTCTTCGTGCTCGTCGCGGTGCTCCCTGGAAGAGGTCCAGGAGGGTCGCTCTGCCGTCGCCGCCCTCCGTTCGCCGCGGTGCCGTTCTCGCTCACTCAGGCGGCTTGTCGTACTCCTGGATGCGGCCGCCGTGGCTGCGGTCGGTGAGGGCAGCCAGACGGTCCTCCAGCTCCCGTACGGTCGCCGGCACGTCGATGGTGAGCAGTTCGCGGTCGCGCATGAGGACGCGGCCGTCGACGATCGTGGTGCGGACGTCGGCGGAGCGGGCGCTGTGGACGAGGGTGGCGGCGAGGTCGTGCACCGGCTGGGTGTGCGGGCCGCTGAGGTCCACGAGGACGATGTCGGCGCGCAGGCCGGGGGCGAGGCTGCCGACCCGCTCCCCCAGTCCGACGGCCCGGGCGCTCTGCAGTGTGGCGTGGTGCAGGGCCTGGCGGGAGGTCAGCCAGCGCG from Streptomyces sp. DSM 40750 includes these protein-coding regions:
- a CDS encoding ATP-binding protein, producing the protein MTRNQLTGWALCEDTCDTAALVVSELVTNAIVHTASTQIVCELHDGDDLVRIAVRDEGCAPGEPHPSPQRPEEEHGRGLLLIESLCRSWGAQPVGLGLLVWADVPRALVTGAVRADASAGTDTAVRSDLGWGAKKPPPEDRGGEAEAFRRAGAEGREGAEGRTAAERHFGAECRGEVEVRPKVPRRTGAEWV
- a CDS encoding helix-turn-helix domain-containing protein, whose translation is MSEPRSAPTVGQVVLGRRLLDLREGAGIRREDAGRILHVTAATVRRMETAEVALKIPYLQLLLKAYGVGDEEAETFVRLAEEANKPGWWQRYHDILPGWFSMYVSLEGAAALIRGYDPHFVPGLLQTEDYARAVMTSGAIGQTKPDDIERHVALRMQRQELLTRKDAPRLWFVMDETALRRSVGGPAVMRAQLDRLLEAMELSHVTLQVATFDTGPHPGTYGPFVLFRFAMPELPDMVYSEYLTGAVYLDDRSEVATHLEVMDRMAAQAATAQRTKEILRDLRKEL
- a CDS encoding ABC transporter ATP-binding protein encodes the protein MGWSQHANAFLELNFRAMVRRLPSLLASSFRLAWQADRWAARTVLAAETGRGLAQAVNLLAVNTILARLMSDGTVEERLREAVPALVTIAAVMLVATLLRAASTYATGRLEPKVERVATELYLERAAAVELSAIEDDGFHKLLDTAKYGAQSARRMISYSARVVNALISLIAAAGVLTVLHPALLPLLVTMTLPSAWSALTIARRRYESFHAWVQHARAGYLLSSLLIEPEAAPEIRVHDVGPFLLRHFRSMSETAEAEQARLARLAARTGLYAAVWTGLATVATYATLGGLLLADAMALSVAGTAVIAIRTGSASLDTLVLEVNSLHEEALFVGDMQRLYVEAAKRAIPEGGDPLPEDPREIRVENVTFTYPGKATRPALSDVTLTVPLGKIVALVGENGSGKTTLVKLLAGLYTPDQGKIMWDGVDAATADRRQLAERIAMVAQDFKRWPFTARVNMAIGRPSAPLTDERLAASVAEAGAQDVVEDLPRGLDTLLARGFSGGHELSGGQWQRLGIARAAYRRGRILIVDEPTAALDARAELEVFEKIRALAGTGQTVVLITHRLASVRHADLVHVLDQGRLVESGTPDELLATGGVYAELYSLQAEQFAAKVPTGPASAAKVPAPKAG